Proteins from a genomic interval of Candidatus Nanosynbacter sp. HMT-352:
- the arcC gene encoding carbamate kinase encodes MDKKRTIVVALGGNALQRQGEAASEQQQRVADETVRQLLPLIQAGHNVAIVHGNGPQVGNIVLHEEAINTPDVPSLPLEDSGAMSQGLIGFWLQQAFHDAFMVNQMNNRAVSIITQTIVSLSDPAFQNPTKPIGPFYSEDEAKTVASERGYTVKEDAGRGWRRVVPSPKPQTIVEADVIKALVHAGVTVVSTGGGGIPVLQDETGQLKGVAAVIDKDFGAAKLADLLDADTLLILTSVDAAKINFGKPDEQSLGEVSIEELQKHIDDGQFAAGSMLPKTQAALSFLDGKSGRTAIITSLDKTAEAISGSAGTIVKS; translated from the coding sequence AGTGGCTGATGAAACTGTTCGGCAACTTTTACCGTTAATCCAGGCTGGTCATAACGTAGCAATCGTCCATGGCAATGGTCCTCAGGTTGGCAATATTGTGTTGCATGAAGAGGCGATTAACACGCCAGATGTGCCAAGTTTGCCGCTGGAAGATTCTGGCGCTATGAGCCAGGGGTTGATTGGCTTTTGGCTGCAGCAGGCTTTTCATGACGCCTTTATGGTTAATCAGATGAACAATCGCGCTGTTAGCATTATAACCCAAACGATTGTTAGCTTGAGCGATCCAGCATTCCAAAATCCAACCAAGCCAATTGGTCCGTTCTATTCGGAAGACGAGGCAAAAACTGTCGCTAGCGAACGCGGCTACACGGTAAAAGAAGATGCTGGTCGTGGCTGGCGGCGTGTCGTTCCTTCGCCAAAACCTCAGACAATTGTCGAGGCTGATGTGATTAAGGCACTGGTTCATGCTGGCGTGACGGTTGTTTCAACTGGCGGCGGCGGTATTCCTGTTTTGCAAGACGAAACTGGTCAATTAAAAGGCGTCGCTGCGGTTATTGATAAGGACTTCGGCGCGGCAAAATTGGCAGATCTTTTGGACGCCGACACCTTGCTGATTTTGACTTCGGTTGATGCTGCTAAAATTAATTTTGGCAAACCAGATGAGCAGTCTCTCGGGGAAGTTTCAATAGAAGAACTTCAAAAGCATATTGACGATGGGCAATTTGCGGCAGGTTCGATGTTGCCAAAAACTCAGGCTGCCTTGTCGTTCTTGGACGGCAAATCAGGGCGTACGGCGATTATTACTTCGCTAGATAAAACCGCTGAAGCCATTAGCGGCTCGGCAGGCACGATAGTTAAATCGTAA
- a CDS encoding magnesium transporter CorA family protein: protein MLQYLRSTNSDSIISPQENLQSGSWVRCERPSDEEVSQLLTLGLDEDLISDALDPHEVPRIEFDDEWTYLIARLPDTDDDFNDFTTPILFCINKDHIVTLSRDSLGRLWQPFIDKMRIRTDRQVELLVAMVEAISTQYQRRVATINRQMRAATDSIHTLRVNDIATLAEYERKLNDYLDALIPMNWAIERLLATQKLRLKADDKEDVEDISIDLEQVIARCKSLLRTITNVRDSYRAVMDTRLNETIRLLTVITVALTIPTMIAGLYGMNVPVPGADNPLMFWGITAVSVVLAVVVGYYFLRRR from the coding sequence ATGTTGCAATATCTTCGTTCAACAAATAGTGATTCAATAATTAGCCCGCAAGAAAATTTGCAGTCTGGTTCGTGGGTGCGCTGCGAAAGACCGAGCGACGAAGAGGTTTCGCAATTGTTGACGCTGGGCTTGGATGAGGATTTGATAAGTGACGCGCTTGACCCGCACGAGGTGCCGCGTATTGAGTTTGACGATGAGTGGACTTATTTGATTGCGCGATTGCCAGACACTGACGACGATTTTAATGACTTTACCACGCCGATTTTATTCTGCATCAATAAAGATCATATCGTGACGTTGTCTAGAGATAGTTTGGGGCGATTGTGGCAGCCGTTTATTGATAAGATGCGGATTAGAACAGATCGACAAGTTGAGCTTTTGGTGGCGATGGTTGAGGCAATTTCAACGCAATATCAACGGCGCGTGGCAACGATTAATCGCCAAATGCGAGCGGCTACGGACAGTATTCATACATTGAGAGTTAATGACATTGCCACACTGGCGGAGTATGAGCGCAAATTGAATGATTATCTTGACGCGTTAATTCCGATGAACTGGGCAATTGAGAGACTTTTGGCGACTCAGAAGTTGCGATTGAAGGCTGACGATAAGGAAGATGTTGAAGACATCTCGATTGATTTGGAGCAGGTGATTGCGCGTTGTAAAAGTTTGTTGAGGACGATTACTAATGTGCGCGACAGCTATAGGGCGGTGATGGATACGCGCCTTAATGAGACGATTCGCCTGCTAACCGTAATCACCGTAGCTTTGACTATTCCGACGATGATCGCTGGTTTATATGGTATGAACGTGCCGGTTCCAGGTGCCGATAATCCATTGATGTTTTGGGGAATTACCGCAGTTAGTGTAGTCCTAGCTGTTGTTGTGGGCTATTATTTCCTGCGCCGCCGATAA
- a CDS encoding CorA family divalent cation transporter — protein sequence MMVGYFERRSLTEKLTQAQRMHKNGWINLTGNLDVTRVSKALSLSANIVRDVLDIHELPRAEFSDGVEYIFTRIPFGQTDSGKTAPFLIAISGGHYITISPHVKFSPLEVSDYLFSTTERPAGVFAANLAYIISQYEQRVHLLTEQISDARRRLSRHEVENSDFIKFVAIEDTLNEYRSSLEGMSRVIAQLMENRRHLFKTRDLEALEDVDLHIRQVLVAISSSTHTISSIQNAYSTVANNTLNQRMKALTAITILLAIPNVFYGMYGMNIALPFQGEPWAYPVITSFTVLLILLVMFVAKRLRLF from the coding sequence ATGATGGTGGGCTATTTTGAACGCAGATCGTTGACTGAAAAGTTGACGCAAGCTCAACGAATGCATAAAAACGGTTGGATTAATTTGACCGGCAATCTTGACGTTACTCGAGTTTCAAAGGCTTTGTCGTTGTCTGCTAATATTGTCCGTGACGTACTGGATATCCACGAATTACCTCGAGCGGAGTTTTCTGATGGCGTTGAGTATATTTTTACGCGCATACCGTTTGGTCAAACTGATTCTGGCAAAACGGCACCGTTTTTAATTGCAATTAGCGGCGGTCATTATATTACAATATCGCCTCATGTTAAATTTTCACCCCTGGAGGTCAGTGATTATTTATTTAGCACAACCGAACGTCCAGCGGGAGTTTTTGCTGCGAATTTGGCGTATATTATTTCTCAATATGAACAACGCGTGCATTTGTTAACGGAGCAAATTAGTGATGCTCGTCGGCGACTGAGTCGTCATGAAGTTGAGAATTCGGATTTTATTAAATTTGTGGCAATTGAAGATACGCTCAATGAATATCGAAGCAGTCTGGAAGGGATGTCCCGCGTTATTGCACAACTAATGGAAAATCGCCGCCACTTATTTAAGACCAGAGATTTGGAAGCCTTGGAGGACGTCGATCTACATATCAGGCAAGTTTTAGTGGCAATTAGCTCCAGCACACACACAATTTCCAGCATTCAAAACGCTTATTCGACGGTTGCTAATAATACGCTGAACCAACGCATGAAGGCATTGACCGCCATAACAATTCTTCTGGCTATTCCAAACGTTTTTTACGGAATGTATGGAATGAATATCGCGTTGCCATTTCAAGGTGAGCCTTGGGCGTACCCAGTTATCACCAGTTTTACGGTGTTGTTGATTTTACTTGTTATGTTTGTTGCTAAGCGACTCCGCTTATTCTAA
- a CDS encoding DsbA family protein, whose translation MNKKSWIIFAIIVVAIVGGMIYISTQNRLNISDINSDQLNTTISAESRNGNIADHEIGSKDAKVTIIEYADYQCPGCGTAAPKAEALAKKYKDHVRLIFRNFPIASSHPNARAAAAVAEAAGLQGKFWEMNELLYANQDAWKNANTTERDNIFKSYAEQLKLNIDQYKTDIASNKVKNKIDFDMALGRKHGVAATPTFYINGKNTEMDSSGSIESSVKEALKKAGVEVKD comes from the coding sequence ATGAATAAGAAAAGCTGGATAATTTTCGCAATTATTGTAGTGGCGATTGTTGGTGGAATGATTTATATTTCAACACAAAATCGACTAAACATTAGCGATATCAATAGCGATCAGCTGAACACAACTATCAGCGCAGAATCGAGAAATGGCAATATCGCGGATCATGAAATTGGTAGCAAAGACGCCAAAGTGACAATTATCGAATACGCCGACTATCAATGTCCTGGCTGTGGCACCGCTGCACCAAAAGCCGAAGCGCTAGCTAAAAAATACAAAGATCACGTTCGATTAATTTTCCGCAATTTCCCAATTGCTAGCTCACACCCTAACGCACGCGCTGCCGCTGCCGTGGCTGAAGCTGCTGGTTTACAGGGTAAATTCTGGGAAATGAATGAGCTTCTATACGCAAATCAGGACGCTTGGAAAAATGCCAACACTACAGAACGCGACAACATTTTCAAATCTTATGCTGAACAATTAAAGCTTAATATTGATCAATATAAAACCGATATTGCCAGTAACAAGGTTAAAAATAAAATCGACTTCGATATGGCTCTCGGTCGCAAACACGGCGTTGCCGCAACACCAACTTTCTACATAAATGGAAAAAATACCGAGATGGACAGCTCTGGCTCAATTGAATCATCAGTCAAGGAAGCCTTGAAAAAAGCTGGCGTTGAAGTGAAGGATTAA
- a CDS encoding CBS domain-containing protein, producing MTIVLIFGYLVTLAVLLIVLGVQPKTSSHSQFELRRRSGLGDEKAKILLRQREFLRDIISLQRAVASLCLVILSAISVYLFNWAAGLFLSIIIALEIGAVARIGLWQKYSQQLYEKYEPLILTTIERHQVILSLIRSVSPVVGDNRVIESKEELLEMVAQSSGAISSSEKKLITNGLKFNDMKVEEIMTPRSMIESVPMNELLGPLVLDDLHKKGYSRFPVIDGDIDHVVGMLRIQDLLTIDRKAKSHRAETVMSKDVYYIRENQTLQHALAAFLKTQHHLFIVVNEFRETVGLLSLEDVIEALLGQKIIDEYDVYGDLRKAATANPQKNNLPTKTRRDV from the coding sequence ATGACGATTGTGCTAATTTTTGGATATTTGGTTACTTTGGCGGTTTTGCTGATAGTGCTGGGAGTTCAGCCGAAAACATCTTCGCATAGTCAATTTGAGCTGCGGCGGAGAAGTGGACTAGGCGATGAAAAGGCTAAAATTCTTTTGCGACAAAGAGAATTTTTACGAGATATTATTTCACTGCAGCGCGCCGTGGCTTCTTTATGTTTGGTAATTTTAAGTGCTATTAGTGTTTATTTGTTCAATTGGGCGGCTGGACTCTTTTTGTCAATTATAATAGCCCTAGAAATCGGAGCCGTCGCGCGAATTGGCTTGTGGCAGAAATACTCACAGCAACTTTACGAGAAATACGAACCGCTAATTTTAACGACAATTGAGCGACATCAAGTAATTTTGTCGCTAATCCGTTCGGTATCGCCAGTTGTTGGTGATAATCGGGTGATTGAATCGAAAGAAGAATTGCTGGAAATGGTGGCTCAATCCAGCGGAGCGATTTCATCTTCTGAGAAAAAGCTTATTACCAACGGACTGAAGTTCAACGATATGAAGGTCGAGGAAATTATGACGCCACGAAGCATGATTGAATCAGTACCTATGAATGAACTTCTCGGACCGCTAGTGCTTGATGATCTTCATAAAAAAGGGTATAGCAGATTTCCTGTCATTGATGGCGATATTGATCATGTTGTTGGAATGTTGAGGATTCAGGATTTGCTGACAATTGATCGCAAAGCAAAATCTCATCGTGCGGAAACGGTCATGAGCAAAGACGTCTATTATATTCGCGAAAATCAAACTCTACAGCACGCCTTGGCTGCATTTTTGAAAACGCAGCATCACTTGTTTATTGTCGTAAATGAGTTTCGAGAAACAGTTGGTCTACTGAGCTTAGAAGATGTAATTGAAGCGCTATTAGGTCAGAAAATCATTGACGAATATGATGTTTATGGAGATCTCCGTAAAGCCGCTACGGCTAATCCGCAGAAAAATAATTTGCCCACAAAAACTCGACGAGATGTTTAA
- the aspS gene encoding aspartate--tRNA ligase, which translates to MKNRILAAETSKKVGENITVAGWVHSRRDHGGLIFIDLRDHTGLVQLVINPDKKDAFSLAESLRDEFVIRACGVVAERGEGLKNPNIASGDVEIVVDNLEILNRAETLPIQPFAEDNQAGEELRFKYRYLDLRRPKMQNMLKKRAEMYRRIHEYMDDRDFIEIQTPILANSSPEGARDFLIPSRLQEGKFYALPQAPQQFKQLLMVGGVPRYYQLAACFRDEDPRADRLYGEFYQLDLEMSFAENGEEVRTEVEPLMKQLATDFAGKKLLDLSDLAVGDGSSIPRISYRDAMETYGSDKPDLRFGMELIELTDVLSETEFGVFKNAECVKAICVKNGASLSRKQIDNFTNIAKSEGAGGLAYITYQDGEAKSPIAKFLSEKELADIQQKTGAVDGDAVFFGADSRSVVNTVLGRLRNEFASHFNLKDPSVVASAWIIDFPFYEWDDRSKKLDFGHNPFSMPKGGLQALESAETDAEKLSIVADQFDMVMNGYEICSGGVRNHNPAVLYKVFGLLGFSESYVEEKFGAMLGAFKYGAPPHAGCAFGVDRILMELTDEQNVRETLAFPKNGSGVDVMMNSPSVVDPAQLRELGL; encoded by the coding sequence ATGAAAAATAGAATTTTGGCGGCAGAAACTTCTAAAAAAGTTGGTGAAAATATTACAGTTGCGGGCTGGGTTCATTCCAGGCGTGATCATGGCGGATTGATTTTTATTGATTTGCGCGACCATACGGGTTTGGTTCAGTTGGTTATTAACCCTGATAAAAAAGATGCTTTTTCTTTGGCGGAAAGCTTACGAGATGAGTTTGTGATTCGTGCTTGTGGCGTGGTTGCGGAGCGTGGTGAAGGTCTGAAAAATCCGAATATTGCCAGTGGTGATGTGGAAATTGTTGTGGACAATTTGGAGATTTTGAACCGAGCTGAAACTTTGCCAATTCAGCCATTTGCCGAGGATAATCAAGCTGGCGAAGAACTAAGATTCAAATATCGTTATCTTGATTTGCGTCGTCCAAAAATGCAAAACATGCTTAAAAAACGCGCCGAAATGTATCGTCGAATCCATGAATATATGGACGATCGAGATTTTATTGAAATTCAAACGCCAATTTTAGCTAATTCAAGTCCTGAGGGTGCGCGTGATTTTCTGATTCCTAGTCGTTTGCAAGAAGGGAAGTTTTATGCCTTGCCACAAGCTCCACAGCAGTTTAAGCAGCTGCTGATGGTTGGTGGCGTGCCGCGTTATTATCAGTTGGCGGCTTGTTTCCGCGACGAAGATCCGCGAGCAGACCGCTTGTATGGCGAGTTTTATCAGCTTGATTTAGAGATGAGTTTTGCCGAAAATGGCGAAGAAGTTCGCACTGAAGTTGAGCCTTTGATGAAGCAACTGGCAACTGATTTTGCTGGTAAAAAATTGTTGGATTTGAGCGATTTGGCAGTTGGTGATGGCAGTTCAATTCCGCGGATTTCGTATCGTGACGCCATGGAAACTTACGGTTCTGACAAGCCGGATTTGCGATTTGGTATGGAATTGATAGAACTGACGGACGTATTATCGGAGACTGAGTTTGGCGTATTTAAAAATGCTGAATGCGTTAAGGCTATTTGCGTAAAAAATGGCGCAAGTTTGAGTCGCAAGCAAATTGACAATTTCACTAATATCGCTAAAAGTGAAGGCGCCGGCGGTTTGGCATACATCACATATCAAGACGGTGAAGCAAAATCTCCAATTGCGAAATTCTTGAGTGAGAAGGAATTAGCTGATATCCAGCAGAAAACTGGTGCGGTTGATGGCGATGCAGTGTTCTTTGGCGCTGATTCTCGCTCGGTTGTTAACACGGTATTGGGGCGCTTGCGTAATGAATTTGCCTCGCACTTTAATCTTAAGGACCCATCGGTCGTGGCGTCTGCTTGGATTATTGATTTTCCGTTTTACGAGTGGGATGACCGAAGTAAAAAACTTGATTTTGGGCATAATCCGTTCAGTATGCCAAAGGGTGGTTTGCAAGCTCTGGAATCTGCTGAAACTGACGCCGAAAAATTATCCATTGTCGCTGACCAATTTGACATGGTGATGAACGGCTATGAGATTTGCTCTGGTGGTGTTCGTAATCATAACCCAGCGGTGCTTTATAAAGTGTTCGGTTTACTGGGCTTCAGTGAGTCTTATGTTGAAGAAAAGTTTGGTGCTATGTTAGGCGCTTTCAAATACGGCGCTCCGCCTCACGCAGGATGTGCTTTTGGTGTTGATCGTATTTTGATGGAATTGACCGATGAGCAAAACGTCCGCGAGACTCTGGCGTTTCCAAAGAATGGCTCTGGTGTGGATGTGATGATGAATTCGCCATCAGTTGTCGATCCTGCTCAGCTACGCGAATTGGGTTTGTGA
- a CDS encoding N-formylglutamate amidohydrolase, with protein sequence MRFSIEFTGDVRRMMDNIILHIPHASLCLPPDFWRDITIDKEIIERELRFIVDYKVDELVKNIDSHKIIAKYSRLYCDVERFRSDEDEPMAKLGMGAIYTHLSDGTQYRKIGSSRREEILGKSYDLHHKQLNALSREIVDQYGSCVIIDIHSYSDELVRRLFGWTENLPDICLGYDEKWVSKDNVSKLKTYIEGMGYSCELNYPYSGALVPMEFYHDENPKIQSVMLEINRRVYLNGGVVSKKAVCNIDKIINFIAENLNPNTQPCRQNVACEVG encoded by the coding sequence GTGAGATTTAGCATTGAGTTCACGGGAGACGTTCGTAGGATGATGGACAATATTATTCTTCACATTCCTCATGCCTCGTTGTGCTTGCCGCCTGATTTTTGGCGTGATATTACGATAGATAAAGAGATTATCGAGAGGGAATTGCGTTTCATTGTTGATTATAAAGTTGATGAGCTCGTTAAAAATATAGATAGCCATAAAATTATAGCTAAATATTCGCGACTATATTGTGATGTTGAGAGATTCCGCAGTGATGAGGATGAGCCGATGGCTAAGCTGGGTATGGGAGCGATTTATACACATTTATCTGACGGTACGCAATATCGCAAAATAGGATCATCCCGCCGAGAGGAAATTTTGGGTAAATCATACGACTTACACCACAAACAGCTAAACGCATTGAGTAGGGAAATTGTTGATCAATATGGTTCATGTGTGATTATTGATATTCATAGTTATAGCGATGAATTAGTGCGAAGATTGTTTGGCTGGACGGAGAATTTACCAGATATTTGCCTTGGCTATGATGAAAAATGGGTTAGCAAAGACAATGTATCAAAATTAAAAACATATATTGAAGGAATGGGATATAGTTGTGAGTTAAATTATCCGTATTCTGGGGCGCTGGTTCCGATGGAATTTTATCACGATGAAAATCCAAAGATACAGTCGGTGATGTTGGAAATTAATAGGCGCGTCTATTTGAATGGTGGTGTGGTGAGTAAAAAGGCTGTGTGCAATATAGATAAAATAATAAATTTTATCGCAGAAAATCTAAATCCTAACACCCAGCCATGCCGCCAAAATGTCGCCTGCGAAGTAGGCTAA
- a CDS encoding VIT1/CCC1 transporter family protein: protein MVMRDFFKRYIPEFVYGAVDGTVTTFAVVAASAGAGISSSVILILGIANLIADGFSMGSSAYLAASAEHEESVRDTQKRSSPKIIGAVTFLAFVVVGSVPVLPYLIDVIANLKAPNAVLFYVSSVLTAATFLAIGFIKGKVSKQSPWQSAGITLLLGAIAAGLAYFAGDILAAWLGVRI from the coding sequence ATGGTTATGCGAGATTTTTTCAAACGATACATACCGGAATTTGTTTATGGCGCAGTCGACGGCACGGTAACAACATTTGCAGTCGTGGCGGCTTCAGCCGGTGCTGGAATATCCAGTTCAGTCATTCTTATATTAGGAATTGCTAATTTAATAGCCGACGGATTCTCAATGGGCTCTAGCGCATATTTAGCAGCAAGTGCAGAACATGAAGAATCTGTGCGCGACACCCAAAAACGCTCATCTCCAAAGATCATAGGCGCAGTAACATTCTTAGCTTTCGTGGTGGTCGGTAGCGTACCAGTATTGCCATATTTGATTGATGTAATTGCAAACTTAAAAGCGCCAAACGCGGTATTATTCTATGTTAGCTCAGTGCTAACTGCGGCAACGTTCTTAGCAATCGGCTTCATCAAAGGTAAAGTCAGCAAACAATCACCTTGGCAATCTGCAGGCATCACACTGCTCCTTGGGGCAATTGCGGCAGGATTAGCCTACTTCGCAGGCGACATTTTGGCGGCATGGCTGGGTGTTAGGATTTAG
- a CDS encoding YtxH domain-containing protein: MKKVLAIIGAVAAGFTAGILTAPKSGKETRKDLKDKAVKLKADTEKVACKATAAAKDSVDSLKAGSQKVGDAVVETAKDVKGNVEKRFK; encoded by the coding sequence ATGAAAAAAGTTTTAGCAATTATCGGAGCAGTGGCAGCAGGTTTTACAGCTGGAATTTTAACTGCACCAAAGAGCGGTAAGGAAACAAGGAAAGACTTGAAAGATAAAGCTGTAAAATTGAAAGCCGACACTGAAAAAGTAGCTTGCAAAGCGACCGCTGCAGCTAAAGACAGTGTAGATTCATTGAAAGCTGGTTCTCAGAAAGTTGGAGACGCCGTAGTAGAAACTGCAAAAGATGTTAAGGGTAACGTCGAAAAACGTTTCAAGTAA